One part of the Nostoc sp. PCC 7120 = FACHB-418 genome encodes these proteins:
- the gloB gene encoding hydroxyacylglutathione hydrolase, producing the protein MQVIRLAALSDNYIFLLHDSHKNIAAVVDPAEAEPVLKQLAQLKAELVAIFNTHHHNDHVGGNQKLIQKFPQVKVYGGAKDQGRIPGQQVFLQPGDRVQFADRVAEVIFVPGHTRAHIAYYFPPQTDDTPGELFCGDTLFAGGCGRLFEGTPAQMVESLTKLRSLPENTRVWCAHEYTLKNLQFALSVDSKNTELQKRLDEVKTKRSQGIATVPSLLGVEKLTNPFLRWEQPSLQLAVNSNDPVQTFARIRGLKDKF; encoded by the coding sequence ATGCAGGTGATTCGCTTGGCAGCACTTTCAGACAATTACATCTTCTTATTACACGACAGCCACAAAAATATCGCCGCCGTTGTTGACCCCGCAGAAGCCGAGCCAGTACTTAAGCAACTTGCACAGCTAAAAGCAGAATTAGTGGCAATTTTTAACACACACCACCACAATGATCATGTAGGTGGCAACCAGAAATTAATCCAGAAGTTTCCCCAAGTGAAAGTTTATGGTGGCGCTAAGGATCAAGGCAGAATCCCTGGACAACAGGTATTTTTACAACCAGGCGATCGCGTGCAATTTGCTGATAGAGTAGCTGAAGTTATCTTTGTACCCGGACACACCCGCGCTCACATTGCTTACTACTTTCCTCCCCAAACAGACGATACACCAGGAGAATTATTCTGTGGCGATACCCTGTTTGCTGGTGGTTGTGGTCGTTTATTTGAAGGCACACCCGCACAAATGGTGGAATCTTTAACTAAGCTGCGTTCTTTACCAGAAAATACCCGTGTCTGGTGCGCTCACGAATACACTTTAAAAAATTTACAATTTGCACTTAGTGTAGATAGTAAGAACACCGAATTGCAAAAACGCCTTGACGAAGTTAAGACAAAGCGCAGTCAAGGAATAGCCACAGTCCCTTCGTTGTTGGGAGTAGAAAAGCTGACCAATCCCTTCCTCCGTTGGGAGCAACCCTCATTACAGTTAGCAGTTAATAGTAATGACCCCGTGCAAACCTTTGCCCGCATTCGAGGATTAAAGGATAAGTTTTAG
- the rplI gene encoding 50S ribosomal protein L9, with product MVKRVQLVLTKDVSKLGRSGDLVDVAPGYARNYLIPQSLATHATPGILKQVERRREQERQRQLELRQQALEQKESLEKVGSLKIAKQVGENEAIFGTVTSQDVADAIQAATSQEVDRRGITIPDIGKLGTYKAEIKLFSDVTAQIDIEVVAS from the coding sequence ATGGTGAAACGCGTACAATTAGTTTTAACTAAGGATGTCAGCAAGCTAGGCAGATCCGGCGACTTAGTAGACGTAGCTCCTGGTTATGCTCGGAATTATTTAATTCCTCAGAGTTTGGCAACTCATGCCACCCCTGGTATTCTCAAGCAAGTAGAACGCCGCCGCGAACAAGAACGGCAGCGTCAATTAGAACTCAGACAACAAGCATTAGAGCAGAAAGAGTCTTTAGAAAAAGTTGGCAGCTTGAAAATTGCCAAGCAAGTTGGTGAAAACGAAGCGATTTTTGGTACAGTGACCAGCCAAGATGTTGCAGATGCTATCCAAGCAGCTACTAGTCAAGAAGTAGACCGCCGTGGTATTACTATTCCCGACATTGGCAAACTAGGTACTTACAAAGCCGAAATCAAGCTATTCTCAGACGTTACAGCACAAATTGATATTGAAGTTGTAGCTAGCTAA
- a CDS encoding glycosyltransferase family 4 protein: MNLQANKSRLKVSIVVSDLSSAGAGRWGGGSVRSFLLAQALQRLNYQVEILGFVFGEAAVFPQSEIQINQFIGYNYPKFLVSANQLLKRIDGDIIYAMRPKPTTLGLSLWKKISTRQPVILDIDDWELGWHGGENWQYRPSLKQLYRDIFKPDGALRNPDHPLYLKFLEGIAPKANVVTIHTKFLQERFGGVYIPNGKDTDLFNPINYDAEESRACYGLSDYRILMFPGAPRPYKGVEDVLMALDILNQPDLRLVIVGGSPYDDYDAQLREKWGRWIIQLPKSPPTEMPKIVAAAHIIVVPQRNTPAALAQFPLKLTDGMAMAKPILATRVGDIPEIVGETAYLVEPACPDEIARQIKLIFADLDGASDRGRQARIRCIEKYSISAMATTLQSVIANL; encoded by the coding sequence GTGAATCTACAGGCTAACAAATCCAGGCTAAAAGTTTCCATAGTTGTCAGCGATTTATCCAGTGCTGGAGCAGGAAGATGGGGAGGCGGTTCTGTACGTTCCTTTCTGTTAGCTCAAGCACTGCAAAGGCTAAACTATCAAGTCGAAATTTTAGGATTTGTCTTTGGTGAAGCAGCAGTGTTTCCCCAATCAGAAATTCAGATAAATCAATTCATCGGTTATAATTATCCAAAATTTTTAGTTTCAGCCAATCAACTCTTAAAAAGAATTGATGGTGATATTATTTATGCAATGCGGCCTAAACCTACAACCTTAGGTCTATCTTTATGGAAAAAAATCAGTACTCGTCAGCCAGTAATTTTAGATATAGATGATTGGGAACTAGGTTGGCATGGTGGAGAAAACTGGCAATATCGCCCTTCATTAAAACAACTTTATCGAGATATTTTCAAGCCGGATGGAGCATTACGCAATCCGGATCATCCTTTGTATTTAAAATTTCTAGAAGGAATTGCGCCAAAAGCTAATGTAGTTACGATTCATACTAAATTTTTACAAGAACGCTTTGGTGGTGTATACATACCTAATGGTAAAGATACGGATTTATTTAATCCTATTAACTACGATGCAGAAGAAAGCCGAGCTTGTTATGGGTTATCCGACTACAGAATTTTAATGTTTCCTGGCGCACCCAGACCATATAAAGGTGTGGAAGATGTGTTAATGGCGTTAGATATTCTCAATCAGCCTGATTTGAGACTAGTGATTGTTGGCGGTAGCCCTTATGATGACTATGATGCTCAACTTAGAGAAAAATGGGGACGTTGGATTATCCAGTTACCAAAATCTCCACCAACGGAAATGCCCAAAATTGTGGCAGCTGCTCACATTATCGTTGTTCCCCAAAGGAATACACCAGCAGCTTTGGCACAGTTCCCCTTGAAACTAACAGATGGGATGGCGATGGCCAAGCCAATTCTAGCCACAAGAGTGGGGGATATTCCCGAAATCGTTGGAGAAACGGCTTATTTAGTTGAGCCGGCTTGTCCTGATGAAATAGCCAGGCAAATTAAGTTGATATTTGCAGATTTGGATGGAGCGAGCGATCGCGGTCGCCAAGCTAGAATAAGATGTATAGAAAAGTACAGTATATCGGCTATGGCGACTACCCTACAGTCAGTTATTGCTAATTTGTA